In a genomic window of Thermoanaerobaculales bacterium:
- a CDS encoding M20 family metallopeptidase, whose amino-acid sequence MDTVHYFADRLPRYLEELRALVAIETPTGDVARAERAADLIAALFSGLGTSDREDLAGLGPMLRIRRPGTGSRVLLLAHYDTVWPAGSWEVPWLERDGRIWGPGVYDMKAGLLFLPWLLRWLRDAGRDHPELEILLTPDEEKGSPGSRSRIGEAAARADFALVLEPATPLGHLKLARKGSGEFQVDVAGRTAHQGAAPEEGVNAVVEAAHQVLRMLELQDAAAGTTVGPNIISGGSASNTIADRVRIVVDVRAWTEGERLRLDEGLRALTPVNEGARVEVRGAWNRPPMEPSPAAVELFERARGIGSALGMLLESAAWGGSSDGCLTAAAGAPTLDGLGPVGDEAHTRSENIVVAELPRRMALLGELVASLAVAPEEWLSTGACAFLRSRSRG is encoded by the coding sequence ATGGACACGGTCCACTACTTCGCCGACCGCCTGCCGCGGTACCTCGAGGAGCTCCGCGCGCTGGTGGCGATCGAGACTCCGACCGGCGACGTGGCGCGCGCCGAGCGGGCCGCCGACCTGATCGCGGCGCTGTTCTCCGGGCTCGGGACCAGCGACCGCGAGGACCTGGCCGGCCTCGGGCCGATGCTGCGGATCCGCCGGCCCGGGACGGGCAGCCGGGTCCTGCTGCTGGCGCACTACGACACGGTCTGGCCCGCCGGCTCGTGGGAGGTCCCGTGGCTCGAGCGCGACGGGCGGATCTGGGGGCCCGGGGTCTACGACATGAAGGCCGGCCTGCTGTTCCTGCCGTGGCTGCTGCGCTGGCTTCGGGACGCCGGCCGCGATCACCCCGAGCTCGAGATCCTGCTCACCCCCGACGAGGAGAAAGGGTCGCCGGGCTCGCGATCGCGGATCGGCGAGGCGGCGGCGCGGGCCGACTTCGCGCTCGTCCTCGAGCCGGCCACCCCGCTCGGCCACCTCAAGCTCGCGCGCAAGGGGTCCGGCGAGTTTCAAGTCGACGTGGCGGGACGCACCGCCCACCAGGGCGCCGCCCCCGAGGAGGGCGTCAACGCGGTGGTCGAGGCCGCCCACCAGGTGCTGCGGATGCTCGAGCTGCAGGATGCGGCCGCCGGCACGACGGTCGGGCCGAACATCATCTCCGGGGGCTCGGCGAGCAACACGATCGCCGACCGGGTCCGGATCGTGGTCGATGTGCGCGCCTGGACCGAGGGGGAGCGGCTGCGGCTCGACGAGGGCCTGCGCGCCCTGACACCGGTCAATGAGGGGGCCCGGGTCGAGGTCCGCGGCGCCTGGAACCGGCCGCCGATGGAGCCCTCCCCGGCGGCGGTCGAGCTGTTCGAGCGGGCCCGCGGGATCGGCTCGGCGCTCGGCATGTTGCTGGAGTCGGCGGCGTGGGGCGGCTCGTCCGACGGGTGCCTGACCGCGGCCGCCGGCGCGCCGACGCTGGACGGGCTCGGGCCGGTCGGCGACGAGGCGCACACGCGCAGCGAGAACATCGTCGTCGCCGAGCTGCCGCGACGGATGGCGCTGCTCGGCGAGCTGGTGGCGTCGCTCGCCGTGGCCCCGGAGGAGTGGCTGAGCACAGGGGCCTGCGCTTTCCTGCGGTCGCGCTCACGCGGCTGA